Proteins from a single region of Polaromonas sp. JS666:
- the istA gene encoding IS21 family transposase, producing MNVLKLHLQTTIWTLLKAGSTQRQIERATGISRHTIPAYKKQFDSQNPDTARDQSSAPIQTAPPWPPTPLPEPLTSASICEPYRDYVEAQLRLKRNAMAIYQDLVDQFGFKGAYNAVKRFTAKLRYREPEQFDRLEFSPGEEMQVDYGEGAPTRVLGTTRYRKPRLFVATLRYSRRSFRRVVWKSSQETWARLHEQAWRYFGGCCRYVVLDNLKEGVLKPDIHEPELNPVYAAALKHYDVVGDPARVRDPNRKGTVENAIGHTQATALKGRRFETIEEQNDFLEHWEVTWAATRIHGSERRQVQAMFEEEKPHLQALPIVGMQYFTESQRTVYDDTCVRVDHSSYAARPAPIGSLVLVRIFEHRIEIRDLQSKSLLRTHPRAQRPGSVILPNEERVFNPSRETLYILNQAKDIGPQAHRLCEMLFGIEGRVGQRKLWGIVGLGRTYPHRLVNSACERALNDGLYSYKHVKALTERLVADALAAIDSSPETPPAQAELPLTQEHHLIRSPDEYADLFARCSAQS from the coding sequence GTGAACGTCTTGAAACTGCATTTGCAAACCACCATTTGGACCCTGCTTAAAGCCGGGTCCACCCAACGCCAGATTGAGCGCGCCACAGGCATTTCGCGCCACACGATACCGGCCTACAAGAAGCAGTTCGACAGTCAGAACCCTGACACGGCTCGTGATCAGTCCAGCGCGCCAATTCAAACTGCTCCACCCTGGCCACCGACTCCATTACCTGAACCGTTGACCAGCGCATCCATCTGCGAGCCCTACCGGGACTACGTCGAGGCCCAGTTGCGCCTCAAACGCAACGCCATGGCCATCTACCAGGACCTGGTCGATCAGTTCGGCTTCAAGGGTGCCTACAACGCCGTCAAGCGCTTTACCGCCAAGCTGCGCTACCGCGAGCCCGAACAGTTCGACCGCCTGGAGTTTTCGCCCGGCGAGGAGATGCAGGTCGACTACGGCGAGGGCGCGCCCACCCGCGTGCTTGGAACCACCCGCTACCGTAAACCCCGCCTGTTCGTGGCGACCCTGCGCTACTCCCGGCGCAGCTTTCGCCGCGTGGTCTGGAAGTCCAGCCAGGAGACGTGGGCCCGACTGCATGAGCAGGCATGGCGCTACTTCGGTGGGTGTTGCAGATACGTGGTGCTGGACAACCTGAAGGAAGGCGTGCTCAAGCCCGACATCCACGAGCCCGAGCTCAACCCGGTCTACGCCGCCGCGCTCAAGCACTACGACGTCGTGGGTGACCCCGCCCGCGTACGAGATCCGAATCGCAAAGGCACCGTCGAGAACGCCATCGGCCACACCCAGGCGACCGCCCTCAAGGGCCGTCGCTTTGAGACCATCGAAGAGCAAAACGACTTCCTTGAGCACTGGGAAGTGACCTGGGCCGCCACCCGTATCCACGGCAGTGAGCGCCGCCAAGTACAGGCCATGTTCGAAGAAGAGAAGCCCCACTTGCAAGCCCTGCCCATCGTGGGCATGCAGTATTTCACCGAGTCCCAGCGCACCGTCTACGACGACACCTGCGTGCGCGTTGACCACAGCAGCTATGCCGCGCGCCCGGCCCCCATTGGCTCCCTTGTTCTGGTGCGCATCTTCGAGCACCGCATCGAGATTCGTGACCTCCAGTCCAAATCCCTGCTGCGTACCCACCCCCGCGCCCAGCGCCCAGGATCGGTGATCCTGCCCAATGAGGAGCGCGTCTTCAACCCATCGCGTGAGACCCTGTACATCCTCAACCAGGCCAAGGACATTGGCCCCCAGGCACATCGGCTGTGCGAGATGCTCTTTGGCATTGAGGGGCGTGTGGGCCAGCGCAAGCTCTGGGGCATCGTGGGCCTGGGCCGGACCTACCCGCACCGCCTGGTCAACTCCGCATGCGAGCGCGCCCTGAATGATGGCCTTTACAGCTACAAGCACGTCAAGGCGCTCACCGAGCGGCTCGTGGCGGACGCCCTGGCCGCCATCGATTCTTCGCCAGAAACTCCCCCCGCCCAGGCCGAACTGCCCCTGACTCAGGAGCACCACCTCATCCGAAGCCCTGATGAGTACGCAGACCTTTTTGCCCGCTGCAGCGCCCAGTCATAA